From Cydia strobilella chromosome 4, ilCydStro3.1, whole genome shotgun sequence, the proteins below share one genomic window:
- the LOC134740742 gene encoding protein unzipped: protein MKNKNRFCMGSWLVVLMAMLAVPTLADDGMAGIYKTQFNTVTTSSTLKWANLKKENMENYVVGAKTDDGSPVYICRASHDGDMLLGHLGPQYTKCAVSETKAYDTFEVLENIENSSFIVWNQWNRFNPRPDGAIVVNPSDSSDLIGRADNVARISYGQDTGRLITFDEQTKDEGEVLIEIEPVSYKLENVVLEEKASRQNDPLIFRELVLSNENDFPATATEEVAYKYNYTVSWGHGHGLSAGLNTTIEMPDGPVKIRWASPLKEERNGFYKIEKHLEPGTSCNVTFRGNYTDRDVQYSATLTTYYKDGISRSRLLQGERIENTVDVEAIYGEVYFTGNYSLVPTTTTTTTTTTTTTTTTPSPNPAPPASEEEDNDNSIASDIRKPDHSGEMDSHMLGDSSENMGKAPPAKEDIKSASVGPLGSKPNDADRSVFALSLLVMTPLFVTFL, encoded by the exons ATGAAGAATAAGAATAGATTCTGCATGGGGTCCTGGTTAGTGGTGCTGATGGCCATGTTGGCGGTACCCACCCTGGCCGACGACGGCATGGCCGGGATATACAAGACTCAGTTTAATACTGTGACCACCTCGAGCACACTCAAGTGGGCGAATCTAAAGAAGGAGAATATGGAGAACTACGTTGTCGGAGCAAAAACAGACGATG GGTCACCTGTTTATATATGCAGAGCAAGTCATGATGGCGATATGTTGTTAGGACATTTAGGGCCTCAATATACTAAGTGCGCAGTGTCTGAAACCAAAGCCTACGATACTTTCGAAGTTCTCGAAAACATTGAAAACTCGTCCTTCATTGTATGGAATCAATGGAATAGGTTCAACCCAAGACCAGATGGTGCTATAGTTGTTAATCCATCTGACAGTTCTGATCTCATTGGCAGGGCCGATAATGTTGCCAGAATCTCTTATGGCCAGGACACGGGCCGTCTGATAACTTTCGATGAGCAAACTAAAGATGAAGGCGAAGTTCTTATTGAAATTGAACCTGTAAGTTACAAACTGGAAAACGTTGTGCTGGAGGAAAAAGCATCCAGACAGAATGATCCCCTTATATTCCGGGAATTGGTTCTTTCCAATGAAAACGATTTTCCTGCCACGGCAACCGAGGAAGTCGCATACAAGTATAACTACACCGTTTCTTGGGGCCACGGACATGGCCTTTCGGCTGGATTGAACACAACTATAGAAATGCCTGACGGCCCTGTTAAAATTCGATGGGCTAGTCCATTAAAAGAAGAAAGAAATGGATTTTATAAAATTGAGAAACATTTGGAACCTGGAACatcttgtaatgtaacattcaGAGGAAACTATACAGACCGGGATGTGCAATACTCCGCTACTTTAACAACTTATTATAAAGACGGTATTAGTCGATCAAGGCTGCTGCAAGGGGAACGCATTGAAAATACTGTCGACGTTGAAGCAATTTACGGTGAAGTCTATTTTACCggcaattatagtttggtacCCACCACCACTACAACCACAACGACAACGACCACGACTACTACCACCACGCCTTCACCCAATCCTGCCCCACCAGCTTCAGAAGAGGAAGATAACGATAATAGTATCGCTAGTGACATAAGGAAGCCTGATCATTCAGGAGAAATGGATAGCCACATGTTAGGTGACAGTAGTGAAAATATGGGAAAAGCACCCCCGGCCAAGGAAGACATCAAATCCGCTTCCGTGGGTCCACTAGGCAGCAAACCGAATGACGCCGACAGAAGTGTATTTGCGTTGAGCCTACTCGTTATGACGCCACTATTCGTGACGTTTCTTTAA
- the LOC134740730 gene encoding F-box only protein 42 — protein sequence MDVIHQSLRQQTLRSTIEDLPDEVLEFILGLLPPYKDLQSCKTVCKRWYNCAENVLRKTSMKLVKAVGEFNILWKKIAPTDLLPTITRRFSHAACILDNNMYIFGGCTTNATSFNDLWRFDLSKRQWVRPLATGTYPVPKAYTSMVSYKDFLIVFGGWTYPSLSQYYQNVTMFNDIHFYCVSTNKWILINATNSPPPMAGHSACIRDNEMVVFGGLVMSPAQNYQIQCSNDVWVLDLTTLNWIKQATTKPRPSPRYAQSLVPLDSDKVMLLGGVQTLHNRFVYSDCWILTMKGPTWTWKELAVKNKEWAAANIWCNPACRVGDKIVSLSRTRYGWNCAKPLVTSAVRLSALSRPEGAPVSVRVEQSLQRPLDRDQNINGRRGVLPRQALNAARQLNQSNEPVAGPSHEQGRIPTFNATDENASSNANNAPAGPSSDSKPSGSALDLGRKESILRRNKNKNKGMKIVRQLQEANKYRMAAFACDNSLNTAPPENDLINQRQIAHLENRREEPPVEAENPQRQPAVKKIKRNTLTMHVLDISTVLNGNSFNYVSWLCPRLGETTGAPEELVMYSLVKGNGELIMFGGVHNDISILNYSQHQSMYSNSLHFITPPRDII from the exons atggaTGTTATTCATCAATCATTACGACAGCAAACATTGAGGAGTACCATTGAAGACCTCCCAGACGAAGTGTTAGAGTTTATTTTAGGTCTCTTGCCACCTTACAAAGATCTACAAAGTTGTAAAACTGTTTGTAAAAGATGGTACAATTGTGCAGAGA ATGTCTTGCGTAAAACGTCGATGAAGCTGGTTAAAGCTGTAGGAGAATTTAACATATTATGGAAGAAAATAGCACCCACAGATCTGTTACCAACCATAACACGAAGATTCTCTCATGCTGCTTGTATACTTGACAATAACATGTACATATTTGGAGGCTGCACCACCAACGCAACATCATTTAATGATTTATGGAGGTTTGACTTGTCCAAGAGGCAGTGGGTGAGGCCACTGGCTACTGGAACATACCCAGTGCCAAAAGCATACACATCTATGGTTAGCTATAAAGATTTCCTCATTGTGTTTGGTGGGTGGACATACCCTTCACTCTCACAGTACTATCAAAATGTTACCATGTTTAATGATATTCATTTCTACTGTGTCAGCACTAATAAGTGGATCTTGATTAATGCCACCAACAGTCCGCCCCCTATGGCAGGACATTCTGCCTGCATTCGGGATAATGAAATGGTTGTTTTTGGAGGGCTTGTAATGTCACCAGCACAAAATTATCAAATTCAATGCTCAAATGATGTGTGGGTGCTAGACCTTACCACTCTAAACTGGATAAAACAAGCAACAACTAAGCCTAGGCCTTCACCAAGGTATGCCCAATCACTTGTGCCTCTGGACTCTGATAAAGTGATGTTGTTAGGAGGGGTGCAGACCTTACACAATCGGTTTGTGTACAGTGATTGCTGGATATTAACCATGAAGGGCCCAACATGGACATGGAAGGAGCTGgctgtaaaaaataaagaatgGGCCGCTGCCAACATATGGTGTAATCCTGCATGTAGGGTTGGAGATAAGATAGTCAGTTTAAGCAGGACACGGTACGGTTGGAACTGTGCCAAGCCTTTAGTGACATCAGCCGTAAGGCTCTCAGCTCTTAGCAGACCTGAAGGTGCTCCAGTGTCAGTGAGAGTGGAACAAAGTTTACAAAGGCCATTGGACAGAGACCAAAATATAAATGGAAGGAGAGGTGTTTTACCAAGACAGGCTTTGAATGCTGCCAGACAACTGAATCAAAGTAATGAGCCAGTTGCAGGTCCTAGTCATGAACAAGGAAGAATTCCTACATTTAATGCCACTGATGAAAATGCTAGTTCAAACGCTAATAATGCTCCTGCAGGTCCAAGTTCAGACTCAAAACCATCAGGCAGTGCCTTAGACTTAGGTAGGAAAGAATCTATTTTGAGAAGAAATAAAAACAAG AATAAAGGTATGAAGATAGTTCGACAACTACAAGAGGCTAACAAATACAGGATGGCAGCATTTGCTTGTGACAACAGCTTAAACACTGCACCCCCAGAAAATGATCTAATCAATCAAAGACAAATTGCCCATCTTGAAAACAGAAGGGAAGAACCTCCTGTTGAAGCTGAAAATCCCCAAAGGCAACCAGCTGTAAAGAAGATTAAACGAAATACATTGACAATGCATGTTCTTGATATATCCACTGTGTTAAATGGCAACTCATTTAATTACGTCTCCTGGTTGTGTCCGCGACTAGGGGAAACAACTGGAGCCCCAGAGGAACTTGTCATGTATTCACTGGTTAAAGGGAACGGTGAACTTATTATGTTTGGAGGTGTACACAATGACATCAGTATTCTAAATTACTCTCAACACCAAAGCATGTATTCAAATTCATTGCATTTTATCACACCACCAAGAGATATAATTTGA